The following are encoded in a window of Aromatoleum petrolei genomic DNA:
- a CDS encoding HlyC/CorC family transporter has protein sequence MDPASPRPSLLERLSALLSREPEDREELLALLHSAFERNLLDADALAIIEGALQMSELQVGDVMIPRAQMDIIRLDDPVDAIAAHVVDTGHSRFPVGDSKDDIVGIFLAKDLLRYYAGRDFDMHALLRPAVFVPESKRLNVLLREFRVSRNHMAIVVDEYGSVAGLVTIEDVLEQIVGDIEDEFDRLEPSDNIQLDADGRYRVRATTEIGEFNAAFGVDFSDAEVDTVGGLLICQLGRLPRRGEVVMLGGLRVTALRVDGRRVHTLLVQPVAGTAEA, from the coding sequence ATGGATCCCGCATCACCACGACCTAGTCTGCTCGAACGCCTCTCCGCGCTGCTGTCGCGCGAGCCCGAGGATCGCGAGGAGCTCCTGGCCCTGCTGCACTCGGCCTTCGAACGCAACCTGCTCGATGCCGATGCGCTGGCGATCATCGAGGGCGCGCTGCAGATGTCCGAACTGCAGGTCGGCGACGTGATGATTCCCCGCGCGCAGATGGACATCATCCGCCTTGACGACCCGGTCGATGCGATTGCCGCCCACGTCGTCGACACCGGCCACTCGCGCTTCCCGGTGGGCGACAGCAAGGATGACATCGTCGGCATCTTCCTCGCGAAGGATCTGCTGCGCTACTACGCCGGCCGTGACTTCGACATGCATGCGTTGCTGCGTCCGGCCGTGTTCGTGCCCGAGTCGAAGCGACTGAACGTGCTGCTGCGCGAGTTCCGCGTCAGCCGCAATCACATGGCCATCGTCGTCGACGAGTATGGCAGCGTCGCCGGGCTCGTGACGATCGAGGACGTGCTCGAGCAGATTGTCGGTGACATCGAGGACGAGTTCGACCGGCTCGAGCCCAGCGACAACATCCAGCTCGATGCCGATGGCCGCTACCGCGTGCGCGCGACCACCGAGATCGGCGAGTTCAATGCCGCGTTCGGCGTCGACTTCAGTGACGCCGAGGTGGATACCGTCGGCGGGCTGCTCATCTGCCAGCTCGGCCGCCTGCCGCGGCGCGGCGAAGTCGTGATGCTCGGCGGCCTGCGCGTCACCGCGCTGCGCGTCGATGGTCGGCGCGTGCATACTTTGCTCGTGCAGCCCGTCGCCGGAACGGCCGAAGCGTGA